A genome region from Arthrobacter agilis includes the following:
- a CDS encoding DUF2306 domain-containing protein produces MDTPGLTTPARAHPAGTGRSAPAWLVPAGLILLSLIPVLAGAVRLTELTGGAGITQRNARFFDSPVPVVLHIVGATVYTLLGAFQFVPALRRRGRRWHRISGRILFPAGVTAAATGLWMALFYLLPASDGPLLLTFRLLFGGVMLLSLALGVRAVMHGDIAAHGAWMTRAYAIGLGAGTQALILILPELLSMPPGQTARALLMGAAWVINLAVAEFLIRRRHHA; encoded by the coding sequence ATGGACACTCCAGGACTGACGACGCCCGCCCGGGCCCACCCGGCCGGCACCGGCCGCTCGGCACCGGCGTGGCTCGTGCCGGCAGGACTGATCCTGCTGAGCCTCATCCCCGTCCTCGCGGGCGCCGTGCGGCTGACCGAACTGACCGGCGGTGCCGGCATCACGCAGCGGAACGCCCGGTTCTTCGACTCTCCCGTCCCGGTGGTCCTGCACATCGTCGGCGCGACCGTCTACACGCTGCTCGGAGCGTTCCAGTTCGTCCCCGCCCTGCGCCGCCGGGGGCGCCGCTGGCACCGGATCTCCGGCCGGATCCTCTTCCCTGCCGGGGTGACGGCAGCAGCGACCGGCCTCTGGATGGCACTGTTCTACCTCCTTCCAGCCAGTGATGGTCCGCTCCTGCTGACCTTTCGGCTCCTGTTCGGCGGGGTGATGCTCCTCAGCCTCGCTCTCGGCGTCCGCGCCGTGATGCACGGGGACATCGCAGCGCACGGCGCATGGATGACCCGGGCCTACGCGATCGGACTCGGCGCAGGGACACAGGCCCTGATCCTCATCCTGCCGGAGCTCCTCTCGATGCCGCCCGGCCAGACCGCCCGGGCACTGCTGATGGGTGCGGCGTGGGTCATCAACCTCGCCGTCGCCGAGTTCCTCATCCGCCGGCGGCATCACGCCTGA
- a CDS encoding VOC family protein, translating to MYLENLVVDAVEPQRLGRFWEAVVGGETLTDEPDVYETRLTIEGGPVLDLCFQRVHEPSSPPRLHVDLRSGPGHAEEVDRLLALGARHLDVGQGRVPWVVLADPEGNPCCVMDERTEDYLTGPIAALPLDSSGVERDARFWSWLTGWTRVPGGVPTLRHPSQRGPLLELCPEPAPKGAGKNPLHLDVRLEAGDDPDDVAAGIIERGGRELRTGWGDLPWRIYADPSGNELCVLPARS from the coding sequence ATGTACCTGGAGAATCTCGTCGTCGACGCCGTGGAACCCCAGCGACTCGGCCGCTTCTGGGAGGCGGTGGTCGGCGGCGAGACGCTCACGGACGAGCCTGACGTGTACGAGACCCGACTCACCATCGAGGGTGGTCCGGTGCTGGATCTGTGCTTCCAGCGCGTGCATGAGCCGTCCTCCCCGCCCCGACTCCACGTCGACCTGCGGAGCGGCCCCGGCCACGCGGAGGAGGTCGACCGGCTGCTCGCGCTCGGTGCCCGGCACCTCGACGTCGGTCAGGGGCGCGTGCCGTGGGTGGTGCTCGCCGATCCGGAGGGAAACCCCTGCTGCGTCATGGACGAGCGGACGGAGGACTACCTGACAGGACCCATCGCGGCGCTCCCCCTCGACTCCTCCGGCGTGGAGCGCGACGCGCGGTTCTGGTCCTGGCTCACCGGCTGGACCCGGGTCCCGGGAGGGGTTCCTACATTGCGCCACCCGTCGCAGCGGGGACCGCTCCTCGAGCTGTGCCCTGAGCCGGCGCCGAAGGGCGCCGGGAAGAACCCGCTGCACCTGGACGTGCGGCTCGAGGCCGGGGACGACCCCGACGACGTCGCAGCGGGCATCATCGAACGGGGCGGCCGCGAACTGCGCACCGGCTGGGGCGACCTGCCGTGGCGCATCTATGCCGACCCCTCGGGCAACGAGCTGTGCGTCCTGCCGGCACGCTCCTGA
- a CDS encoding ANTAR domain-containing protein: MSHPLAGVADALLSLVLADEPLEACLHLLTEHALRTVPSGTAECGVFLLRPRKRPLVVASTTDAANLARRRASAVQRRTTLDQDAAPAGRPDAVDVDEYPERERMGPGVQSVLEQIRPIGEDSHLGICLYPSRPSRWGPLLPQVAADIAALHDVARTALAFGVRLSLLSGRSEDLVAASASRTRINIAAGILMEQSRCSHAEAIEILQSAASHRNMKMHALVEVIINSVQTPPGERNHRSTVASSSQTSPTRSPLPSREPPTPNAHSRTRGLEEIHRGARWHPRVHGDESAPRRPGRELPD, translated from the coding sequence ATGTCCCACCCGCTCGCGGGCGTAGCAGATGCCCTGCTCTCGCTCGTTCTCGCCGATGAACCGCTCGAAGCGTGTCTTCACCTACTCACCGAGCATGCTCTGCGCACGGTCCCTTCCGGTACCGCCGAGTGCGGGGTGTTTCTCCTGCGACCACGCAAGAGACCCCTGGTCGTCGCCAGTACCACAGATGCGGCCAACCTCGCCCGGCGCCGGGCGTCAGCCGTGCAACGGCGCACCACACTTGATCAGGATGCAGCACCGGCCGGCCGGCCGGATGCCGTCGACGTGGATGAGTACCCCGAGCGGGAGCGGATGGGTCCGGGTGTCCAGTCGGTCCTTGAACAGATTCGCCCCATCGGTGAGGACAGTCACCTCGGGATCTGCCTGTATCCGTCCCGGCCGTCACGATGGGGTCCCTTGCTGCCGCAGGTCGCGGCCGACATCGCTGCGCTTCACGACGTCGCACGGACCGCTCTTGCGTTCGGTGTCCGCTTATCGCTGCTCTCCGGCCGCAGCGAGGACCTGGTCGCGGCTTCCGCCAGTCGCACCCGCATCAACATTGCCGCCGGGATCCTGATGGAGCAGAGCAGGTGCTCCCATGCCGAAGCGATCGAGATACTGCAGTCAGCCGCCAGTCACCGCAACATGAAGATGCATGCCCTGGTCGAGGTGATCATCAACAGCGTGCAAACCCCCCCCGGTGAAAGGAACCACCGCAGCACAGTCGCCTCCTCGTCACAAACTTCACCCACGAGAAGTCCTCTGCCCAGCAGGGAACCACCGACACCGAACGCGCATTCGAGAACACGTGGCCTGGAAGAGATTCATCGAGGAGCACGTTGGCACCCACGGGTGCACGGAGACGAGTCGGCTCCGCGCAGACCCGGCCGTGAGCTCCCTGACTAG
- a CDS encoding DUF2254 domain-containing protein → MSAGTRSRFTWVLRATLWFWPFLAAVVSLGVTILLLTVRPDPSPAWATWLWPSGTDAAMALLQVVAGSIMTATTLIFSLTVLALQVASQQFSPRLLREFARDRVTQTVLGILMSTFVVSVTGLRGMDAERPLPVLVPALVFVMGLGSAGALLFYVGHIVKSLRVDTMMLAVHQEASRAARQAYPEYEDHSRDLSSSLSSPKGGTLVMAARSGFVKAVRPQVLVQAATESRVVVRVGVRPGDRVTVGTPLGSFSTDDGRDVTGPVAEQMSEALAVAVEMGFERTLEQDPALGLRQLTDIAVKAISPAINDPITAVHAVGHCADLLVQLQGCKLGSQQHNDVHGTPRVITPDRDHRYYLDLVCAPVRRFGCSEPLVLSALLRLLRDCAINVRDDTQGKGIRAQVGLILDAMDPSMLPYDADAVHDLAARVDLALQGNADDAYRDRAGETRSV, encoded by the coding sequence ATGAGTGCGGGTACGAGGTCACGTTTCACTTGGGTTTTGCGTGCAACCTTGTGGTTCTGGCCGTTCCTTGCCGCTGTCGTGTCCCTGGGGGTGACGATCCTCCTCTTGACGGTCCGCCCGGATCCTAGCCCCGCGTGGGCCACATGGTTGTGGCCGAGCGGTACCGACGCCGCGATGGCGCTGCTGCAGGTGGTGGCCGGTTCGATCATGACGGCCACGACCCTGATCTTTTCGTTGACCGTGCTTGCGTTGCAGGTGGCGTCTCAGCAGTTCTCTCCGCGGTTGTTGCGCGAGTTCGCCAGGGACCGGGTGACCCAGACGGTTCTGGGCATTCTGATGTCGACGTTCGTGGTATCGGTGACCGGATTGCGGGGAATGGATGCGGAGCGCCCGCTACCGGTGCTGGTGCCGGCCCTGGTGTTCGTGATGGGGCTCGGATCCGCCGGAGCCCTGCTGTTCTATGTCGGCCACATCGTGAAGTCCCTGCGGGTGGACACGATGATGCTCGCCGTTCACCAGGAAGCCTCACGAGCGGCTCGGCAGGCATACCCGGAGTACGAGGACCACTCCAGGGACCTCAGCTCGAGCCTTTCGAGCCCCAAAGGCGGGACCCTGGTCATGGCAGCGCGCAGCGGGTTCGTCAAGGCCGTCCGGCCCCAGGTTCTGGTGCAGGCGGCCACTGAATCTCGTGTGGTCGTCCGGGTAGGTGTCAGACCGGGGGATCGGGTGACGGTCGGCACCCCTCTCGGAAGCTTCTCGACGGACGATGGCCGGGACGTGACCGGTCCCGTGGCAGAGCAGATGTCCGAGGCTCTGGCAGTGGCGGTCGAGATGGGCTTTGAACGCACGCTCGAGCAGGACCCCGCTCTGGGGCTGCGCCAGCTGACCGACATCGCGGTGAAAGCCATCTCACCGGCGATCAACGATCCGATCACAGCAGTCCACGCGGTGGGTCACTGCGCGGACCTACTCGTGCAGTTGCAGGGCTGCAAGCTCGGCTCCCAGCAGCACAACGACGTCCACGGTACGCCACGGGTGATCACCCCAGACCGGGATCACCGCTACTATCTGGACCTGGTGTGTGCACCCGTGCGCCGGTTCGGGTGTTCCGAGCCGTTGGTGCTCTCTGCATTGCTGCGCCTGCTCCGGGACTGCGCGATCAATGTCCGGGACGACACCCAAGGCAAGGGCATTCGCGCTCAGGTCGGACTGATCCTCGATGCGATGGACCCCTCGATGCTTCCCTACGACGCTGACGCTGTCCATGACCTCGCTGCCCGCGTGGACCTGGCATTGCAGGGGAACGCTGATGACGCATACCGGGACCGGGCCGGCGAAACCAGATCAGTCTGA
- a CDS encoding HAAS signaling domain-containing protein, translated as MTTTEPLPALLEAYFADLDRALIGTDARERAETIQAMREHAAEMLTRDGASDNTAERIVADFGPVEQVAAAATSAPIAARSWVDVWLLVGSIVSLVFYVFPFVAFAILVWAIVRLRQASGNRALQRAACWVSAVSVVFSACLFISHLVHAL; from the coding sequence ATGACCACCACCGAACCGCTGCCGGCACTTCTGGAGGCATACTTCGCCGATCTCGATCGCGCGCTGATCGGCACTGACGCCCGGGAGCGCGCTGAGACGATCCAGGCGATGCGCGAACATGCCGCCGAGATGCTCACCCGAGATGGAGCGTCGGACAACACCGCTGAACGCATCGTCGCCGATTTCGGGCCGGTCGAGCAGGTCGCCGCCGCCGCCACGTCGGCACCCATCGCGGCCCGCTCCTGGGTGGACGTCTGGCTGCTCGTGGGCTCCATAGTGAGTCTGGTGTTCTACGTCTTCCCCTTCGTCGCGTTCGCGATCCTCGTCTGGGCGATCGTGCGGCTGAGACAGGCTTCAGGGAACCGGGCGCTGCAGCGCGCTGCTTGCTGGGTGTCCGCTGTGTCGGTCGTGTTCTCGGCCTGTTTGTTCATCAGTCACCTCGTGCACGCCCTCTGA
- a CDS encoding PadR family transcriptional regulator, with product MAPSPDSVLTQLRKGTVDYCVLACLRSGAAYGLEIADRLGEGKVLFASGGTLYPLLSRLRQQGWVTTTLEPSPVGPPRRYYHLTDTGENALQVFMETWSVFAADVTTMIKESS from the coding sequence ATGGCACCTTCCCCCGATTCGGTCCTGACGCAACTCCGCAAAGGCACAGTGGACTACTGCGTGCTTGCCTGCCTGCGCTCCGGGGCGGCGTATGGGCTGGAGATCGCCGATCGTCTCGGCGAGGGGAAGGTCCTGTTCGCCAGCGGGGGCACGCTCTATCCGCTGCTCTCACGTCTACGGCAGCAGGGATGGGTGACCACCACGCTGGAGCCATCACCGGTCGGTCCGCCCCGCCGCTATTACCACCTCACTGACACGGGCGAGAACGCTCTGCAGGTCTTCATGGAGACCTGGAGCGTGTTCGCTGCGGATGTCACAACCATGATCAAGGAATCTTCATGA
- a CDS encoding SGNH/GDSL hydrolase family protein — translation MTIRMGIYGDSIGTGWRGISDRSKRWTSITCATLNLEEHNFSVDGLGFIRRRDTDAFPLHPLQMVISAQPHLALIALGQNDYECIPERKSELRRMIIQDMTTLRDALPTSQVLVVEPYWPSTLQEPPRGRDLFDLHGECAQEAELPFIKGQRGVFGEDYLPYLYPEEGQLHPNDQGHAVLAAAMIAALSPYVEQALLQQASRTR, via the coding sequence GTGACCATCAGGATGGGGATCTACGGGGACAGTATCGGCACCGGATGGCGGGGCATCTCGGACCGCAGCAAACGCTGGACGAGCATCACGTGCGCCACCCTGAACCTCGAGGAGCACAACTTCTCGGTGGACGGCCTGGGCTTCATCCGCCGACGCGACACGGACGCTTTTCCGTTGCACCCCTTGCAGATGGTCATCAGCGCCCAGCCTCACCTTGCTCTGATCGCACTGGGCCAGAACGACTACGAGTGCATCCCCGAGCGGAAGAGTGAACTCCGCCGCATGATCATTCAGGACATGACCACCCTCCGGGACGCCTTACCCACGTCCCAGGTGCTCGTCGTGGAGCCGTACTGGCCATCGACACTCCAGGAACCACCGAGGGGCCGGGATCTCTTCGACCTGCACGGTGAGTGCGCCCAGGAAGCTGAATTGCCGTTCATCAAGGGACAGCGCGGCGTTTTCGGCGAGGACTACCTGCCGTACCTCTACCCTGAAGAGGGCCAGCTCCACCCCAACGATCAGGGCCACGCGGTCCTCGCCGCCGCCATGATTGCGGCTCTTTCCCCCTACGTTGAACAAGCCCTCCTCCAGCAAGCCTCCCGAACCCGGTAG
- a CDS encoding VOC family protein — MSLFITCPVESVERATAFYTALGWTLNTEMSDHNVSCFAIAPEQYVMLGSREMYASIGGAEELVGGPGTPSKVTVSFDLGSREAVDELTARAGAAGGRIGDTDDYPFMYQRQFDDPDGYHYSPFWMKPDVDPTA; from the coding sequence ATGAGCCTCTTCATCACTTGCCCCGTCGAGAGCGTCGAGCGTGCGACAGCCTTCTATACCGCCCTTGGCTGGACCCTGAACACTGAGATGTCCGATCACAACGTGTCGTGCTTCGCGATCGCGCCCGAGCAATACGTCATGCTCGGTAGCCGAGAGATGTACGCAAGCATTGGTGGGGCCGAGGAGCTGGTCGGCGGACCCGGCACGCCCTCGAAGGTGACTGTCTCGTTCGACCTCGGCAGCCGCGAGGCGGTTGACGAGCTCACCGCACGCGCCGGCGCCGCCGGCGGACGGATCGGCGACACCGACGACTACCCCTTCATGTACCAGCGCCAGTTCGACGACCCGGACGGCTACCACTACTCGCCGTTCTGGATGAAACCGGACGTCGATCCGACCGCATGA
- a CDS encoding winged helix-turn-helix transcriptional regulator: protein MSDLAAALDIVGARWALLVVEQLLDGPQRYSDLQRELGAPTNMLATRLRELEAAGVLSRLPLRHNTRAYALTDRGLALREAIVALARWGAQEV, encoded by the coding sequence ATGAGCGACCTGGCCGCGGCTCTCGACATCGTCGGAGCGCGGTGGGCCCTGCTCGTCGTCGAGCAGCTACTCGACGGGCCACAGCGCTACAGCGATCTGCAGCGCGAACTCGGCGCGCCGACGAACATGCTCGCGACCCGGCTACGCGAGCTCGAAGCGGCCGGCGTACTGTCGCGCCTGCCACTCCGGCACAACACCCGGGCCTATGCGCTGACCGACCGGGGGCTTGCCCTGCGCGAGGCGATCGTCGCGCTCGCACGTTGGGGCGCGCAGGAGGTCTAG
- a CDS encoding VOC family protein — MDTWQPDPPAAAQFYGALFGWDFDAPIRMSGFSGEYYLARLDGRLVAGVGQAPPRSPAGWLTHVRVDDVGKALAHAEQAGGRGLAEYRASTRAALIADSSGVMFCLREAGEDHRVELVDQPNSWAMSSLHTPDLEKAQEFYRTMFDWELESSPEGTFSRWVRDDRIVAVATTTDGTDIPAHWSINFSVGSADEIAERAVDLGADSCCHPRIPRDSGAR, encoded by the coding sequence GTGGACACCTGGCAGCCGGATCCGCCGGCCGCTGCACAGTTCTATGGCGCCCTGTTCGGCTGGGACTTCGATGCACCGATCCGGATGTCGGGTTTCAGCGGCGAGTACTACCTGGCCCGTCTCGACGGGCGGTTGGTGGCCGGCGTCGGGCAGGCTCCTCCGCGGTCACCGGCTGGATGGCTGACCCATGTCCGTGTGGATGATGTCGGGAAAGCATTGGCCCATGCTGAGCAGGCGGGCGGCCGCGGGCTCGCCGAATATCGGGCCTCGACGCGCGCGGCATTGATCGCCGACTCCTCCGGAGTCATGTTCTGCCTGCGAGAAGCGGGAGAAGACCACCGCGTCGAGCTCGTCGATCAGCCGAATAGTTGGGCGATGAGTTCGCTGCACACTCCGGACCTGGAGAAGGCCCAAGAGTTCTACCGGACGATGTTCGATTGGGAACTGGAGTCTTCGCCGGAAGGTACCTTCTCACGATGGGTTCGCGACGACCGGATAGTGGCAGTAGCTACCACCACCGACGGCACCGATATTCCGGCGCACTGGAGTATCAACTTCTCCGTCGGCAGTGCGGACGAAATCGCTGAGAGGGCGGTGGATCTCGGGGCGGACTCCTGCTGCCACCCTCGAATACCCCGGGATTCAGGAGCGCGGTGA
- the poxB gene encoding ubiquinone-dependent pyruvate dehydrogenase has translation MTTIAETVVHNLAANGIQRVWGVPGDSLNAVTEAIRREKGIEWMLVRHEEEAAFAAAGEAALTGDLAVCAGSCGPGNLHLINGLYDAHRSRVPVLAIASHIPTDEIGSQYFQETRPTELFRDCTVFCEMVLSPEQMPRLLEIAMRTAIEKRGVAVLVIAGDTALQAASDERVFTVRRTDPVIVPSPSELQDAATTLNSCEKVTILAGGGVAGARDEVLALADVLGAPIVHALRGKEIIEHDNPFDVGMTGLLGFASGYRAMEDCDALLMLGTDFPYQQFYPKNAKILQVDVLGEQLGRRVPLTQGMVGGVRATAAALLPLLERKQQRTHLEKSLDHYRRTRAQLDDLEKQGSGAIHPQHLAHLIDELADDDAVFLPDVGTPVIWACRHLRIGPKRRLIGSFWHGTMAAATPLGMGAQAVDRNRQVVVLAGDGGLAMMLGELLTAVQHELPIKIVVFDNAALSFVEVEMKAAGIVNFGTGLQNPDFGAVAQAVGMHGESVTRPEDLEGALRRAFAHHGPALVSVAVERQELSIPPKIEAKQATGFAVYALRTVLAGNGRELIDLARANARQLL, from the coding sequence ATGACCACGATCGCCGAGACCGTCGTCCACAACCTCGCCGCCAACGGGATCCAGCGTGTCTGGGGCGTTCCCGGCGACTCCCTGAACGCGGTGACCGAGGCCATCCGCCGGGAAAAGGGCATCGAGTGGATGCTCGTCCGGCACGAGGAGGAGGCTGCGTTCGCTGCTGCCGGGGAGGCGGCGCTGACGGGCGACCTCGCGGTGTGCGCGGGCAGCTGCGGCCCCGGCAACCTGCACCTCATCAACGGGCTCTACGACGCGCACCGGAGCCGGGTACCCGTGCTCGCGATCGCATCCCACATCCCGACGGACGAGATCGGCAGCCAGTACTTTCAGGAGACGCGGCCCACCGAGCTGTTCCGTGACTGCACGGTCTTCTGCGAGATGGTGCTGAGCCCTGAGCAGATGCCACGGCTGTTGGAGATCGCAATGCGGACGGCCATCGAGAAGAGGGGCGTCGCGGTGCTCGTGATCGCGGGCGACACCGCGCTTCAGGCCGCCTCGGACGAGCGCGTCTTCACGGTCCGTCGCACCGACCCGGTCATCGTGCCCTCCCCGTCGGAGCTGCAGGACGCAGCCACCACACTGAACTCCTGTGAGAAGGTCACGATCCTCGCGGGCGGCGGCGTGGCGGGGGCGCGCGATGAGGTCCTCGCCCTTGCCGACGTACTCGGAGCGCCGATCGTGCATGCCCTCCGCGGGAAGGAAATCATCGAGCACGACAACCCGTTCGACGTCGGCATGACCGGGCTCCTCGGCTTCGCGTCGGGATACCGCGCCATGGAGGACTGCGACGCGCTGCTGATGCTCGGTACCGACTTCCCGTACCAGCAGTTCTACCCGAAGAACGCAAAGATCCTGCAGGTCGACGTACTGGGCGAGCAGCTCGGGCGCCGGGTGCCACTTACCCAGGGCATGGTCGGCGGTGTGCGCGCGACGGCGGCGGCGTTGCTGCCGTTGCTCGAGCGGAAGCAACAGCGCACCCACCTCGAGAAGTCGCTTGACCACTACCGCCGCACCCGCGCGCAGCTCGACGACCTCGAGAAGCAGGGCTCAGGCGCCATCCATCCGCAGCACCTGGCCCACCTGATCGACGAGCTCGCGGACGACGACGCGGTCTTCCTGCCCGATGTCGGCACTCCGGTGATCTGGGCGTGCCGGCACCTGCGCATCGGCCCGAAACGGCGCCTCATCGGCTCCTTCTGGCACGGCACCATGGCGGCGGCGACCCCGCTCGGCATGGGTGCCCAGGCTGTGGACCGGAACCGGCAGGTCGTGGTCCTCGCCGGCGACGGCGGCCTGGCGATGATGCTTGGCGAGCTGCTGACGGCTGTGCAGCACGAGCTTCCGATCAAGATCGTCGTGTTCGACAACGCGGCGCTGAGCTTCGTGGAAGTGGAGATGAAGGCGGCCGGCATCGTCAACTTCGGCACCGGACTCCAGAACCCCGACTTCGGTGCGGTCGCTCAGGCGGTGGGAATGCACGGCGAGAGTGTGACGCGCCCGGAGGACCTCGAGGGTGCCCTGCGCCGCGCGTTCGCACACCACGGCCCCGCGCTCGTCTCCGTCGCAGTGGAGCGGCAGGAGCTCTCAATACCGCCGAAGATCGAGGCGAAGCAGGCCACCGGCTTTGCGGTCTACGCGCTGCGCACTGTGCTCGCCGGCAACGGCCGCGAACTCATCGACCTCGCCCGAGCCAACGCTCGCCAGCTGCTCTGA